In Montipora foliosa isolate CH-2021 chromosome 13, ASM3666993v2, whole genome shotgun sequence, one DNA window encodes the following:
- the LOC137982805 gene encoding paramyosin-like has protein sequence MAVFDVGPFLDGVSSLQGKLEDAIAKSRLLLEAIEGSQSKYTEQNGDYPVLRSLKGRLAASQGPNERLSTELVKFKLDLESFLDEIFQSHESVRSIRRDSLLQAKELDSDRDKLWYEKGELAAERKRLELERKELDALRLEVGKIPGEEDATFNRVERPKGSIERERELEVGEGENNNALCTEAVINKFCDVGCQTVGCWMLENKLSLDMEKGPILQNAECQTEPMGLKRYHNKVEKEGDTSDDFTSPFVDIDKHEQVVQRRHSHLLSLRPQTSCRTGSNNTRQRVATAPVSRAKALLLTRQAQALRIHKTLIDEIYQRKQEIHSLKVENTALRKQSNEANSELFYTKNQLTVSVTDRDELQKKLRRCKEQIQKFEDTLRKQAFGLVHNKKQQRQLEEEIRWSQILAAPLHVPNSSHRGISQEGKSTKGAVCRRHCKTCSSKIAPKGTL, from the exons atggcggtcTTTGATGTTGGTCCGTTTCTCGATGGCGTATCGAGTCTTCAAGGAAAACTAGAGGATGCGATCGCGAAAAGCAGACTCCTTCTTGAAGCGATTGAAGGTTCGCAATCAAAATACACGGAGCAAAACGGAGATTATCCGGTTCTTCGAAGTTTGAAAGGCAGGCTTGCTGCTTCCCAGGGTCCGAACGAGAGATTGTCGACGGAGCTAGTGAAATTCAAGTTGGATCTGGAATCTTTTCTGGACGAGATTTTTCAAAGTCACGAAAGCGTTAGAAGTATAAGAAGGGATTCTCTGCTACAGGCCAAAGAGCTGGACTCAGATCGGGATAAATTATGGTACGAGAAAGGAGAATTAGCTGCCGAGAGGAAGAGGTTGGAATTAGAGCGCAAGGAATTGGACGCTCTTCGATTAGAAGTGGGGAAAATTCCAGGTGAAGAAGATGCAACATTTAACAGAGTTGAAAGGCCAAAAGGATCAATTGAGCGAGAAAGGGAGTTAGAGGTTGGCGAAGGAGAAAATAACAATGCCTTGTGTACTGAAGCTGTCATAAATA AATTCTGTGATGTTGGATGCCAAACAGTTGGATGCTGGATGCTTGAAAATAAGTTGAGTCTTGACATGGAAAAGGGACCAATCTTGCAAAATGCAGAATGCCAAACTGAGCCAATGGGACTTAAACGTTACCACAATAAGGTTGAAAAAGAAGGAGACACCAGCGATGATTTTACCTCA CCATTTGTAGATATTGACAAACATGAACAAGTAGTCCAAAGAAGGCACAGTCATCTGTTGTCTTTGAGACCTCAAACTTCATGCCGAACAGGAAGTAACAACACTCGGCAGCGAGTTGCCACTGCACCTGTTTCAAGAGCTAAGGCATTGCTGCTCACACGACAAGCACAGGCTCTCAGAATTCACAAG aCACTTATTGATGAAATCTATCAAAGGAAACAAGAGATCCACTCCCTCAAAGTAGAAAACACTGCTCTGAGAAAGCAATCCAATGAAGCTAACTCTGAGTTGTTTTACACCAAG aatCAGTTGACGGTTAGCGTCACAGACAGAGACGAACTACAAAAGAAATTGCGCAGATGCAAGGAGCAG ATTCAAAAGTTTGAGGATACATTGAGGAAACAGGCATTTGGTTTGGTGCACAATAAAAAACAGCAGCGACAACTTGAAGAGGAGATCAGGTGGAGTCAG ATTTTAGCTGCACCACTGCATGTGCCAAACAGTAGTCACAGGGGAATTTCACAAGAAGGAAAGTCCACAAAAGGAGCTGTATGTAGGCGGCATTGCAAAACTTGTTCATCTAAAATTGCACCTAAGGGGACGTTATGA
- the LOC137983329 gene encoding putative diacyglycerol O-acyltransferase Mb3154c translates to MTFKMDPDCVNHSTTPSTPKSTLNVCDEFRRSRIIQKELRGFGVSPLREPFQGACLAGVFAFRTVMYLLESAMAFLVFCLVVPILTTVAVLLWFQEFLIRRYLSWTRKCTPLPADDAVWQQDGAKNRHIIHALMIIEGTPDIEKLRQIVCSRLVHGKDEKGDNICPRLTQIIEKHFGYFVWKEDDNFCMRKHVITWGRDLPNSLQELDDIISEICSIPLPEFLSPWQFLVIPIPKENCFGLLLRFHHSIGDGVALTRVFVGNLYDVPPQTPEPKKFSANQRVFMWIKAIIFGPLMVVTKFFTPADSSKIHGQELCGKKAIAWSKNIDLSLVKHIKNVVGTTVNDVMVSCIAGALHDYLQENGDDSKPEDMWASVPVDIRASTKSVKLENEFSVVYLRLPIVAKNAVDRLLATKQRMDAIKASAQSRASALSVQIIMLLPEWFSKPILDFFCSKMSCVLSNVPGPQQTLFLGGQRVVEGIFFVPQRAKIGVGLSIFSYDGRIRIGILSDQYVIPDPRKVVKDFEKNFWQLVKELNLNEN, encoded by the coding sequence ATGACTTTCAAGATGGATCCAGATTGTGTGAATCATTCTACAACGCCTTCGACACCAAAATCAACGCTCAATGTTTGCGACGAGTTTCGAAGATCGAGAATTATCCAAAAAGAGTTACGAGGCTTCGGCGTTTCGCCACTTCGCGAACCATTTCAAGGAGCATGTTTGGCTGGGGTTTTCGCTTTCAGAACTGTGATGTATCTGCTGGAGTCCGCAATGGCATTTCTCGTCTTTTGTCTTGTAGTCCCCATTTTGACGACTGTGGCTGTACTTTTGTGGTTTCAAGAGTTCCTTATCCGGCGTTACCTATCGTGGACTCGTAAATGTACTCCGCTTCCCGCAGACGACGCTGTGTGGCAGCAAGATGGTGCAAAGAACCGTCACATTATCCACGCTCTAATGATCATAGAAGGGACACCAGATATCGAGAAACTCCGCCAAATTGTCTGCAGTCGACTCGTGCATGGAAAGGATGAAAAGGGCGATAACATTTGTCCTCGACTCACACAAATTATCGAGAAACATTTTGGTTATTTCGTTTGGAAAGAAGATGACAACTTTTGCATGCGGAAACACGTTATAACGTGGGGCAGAGATCTGCCGAATTCTCTGCAAGAATTGGATGATATCATTTCCGAGATCTGTTCGATTCCGTTGCCGGAATTTCTGTCACCATGGCAATTTCTTGTCATTCCgattccaaaagaaaattgtttcgGCCTTCTATTGCGATTTCATCATAGCATTGGAGATGGAGTAGCTTTAACAAGAGTATTTGTAGGGAATCTATACGATGTACCTCCCCAAACACCTGAGCCTAAGAAGTTTAGCGCAAATCAGAGAGTCTTCATGTGGATCAAAGCAATCATTTTTGGTCCTCTAATGGTGGTAACCAAGTTCTTTACGCCAGCCGACTCGTCTAAAATTCACGGACAGGAACTTTGTGGAAAGAAAGCCATTGCATGGTCAAAAAACATTGATCTCTCTTTGGTCAAACACATTAAAAATGTAGTTGGGACAACAGTAAATGATGTCATGGTTTCTTGCATCGCGGGAGCTCTGCATGATTATCTCCAAGAAAATGGCGATGATTCGAAACCGGAAGATATGTGGGCTTCAGTTCCTGTGGACATCCGCGCTTCAACAAAATCGGTTAAACTCGAGAACGAGTTTTCCGTTGTGTATCTAAGGCTACCAATTGTAGCCAAGAACGCTGTTGATAGGCTCTTAGCCACTAAACAGCGCATGGACGCAATCAAGGCATCCGCTCAATCTAGGGCGTCGGCACTGAGTGTCCAGATAATTATGTTATTGCCCGAGTGGTTTTCCAAACCTATCTTAGACTTCTTTTGCAGTAAGATGTCGTGTGTCCTTAGCAATGTTCCTGGACCTCAACAGACTCTGTTTCTTGGGGGCCAGAGAGTAGTCGAAGGTATTTTCTTCGTGCCTCAAAGAGCAAAAATCGGAGTGGGGCTATCAATATTTAGCTACGATGGGAGAATTCGGATCGGCATCTTGTCCGATCAATACGTCATTCCTGACCCAAGGAAAGTGGTGAAGGACTTTGAGAAAAACTTCTGGCAGTTAGTAAAAGAGTTAAATCTAAATGAAAATTAG